The nucleotide window TTTGCGGAAGAGGTGGTTCGAAGGGGTGCTTACTGGCTTTTCTACGCTAATTTTGATTGACATCGTTGCTGGGTATAGCATTGTGGAAGGGTTGTTTTTTACGGCTGATAACCCGGAGGCATTCTTCCTGCAGTTTTTGAAAGGGTATCTTCTGCTTATTGTGATCATCAAATTTGTACAGTATCTGCCAGAACTGTTGGAGGATCAGAAAAATACGGCGCGATTTCTGGTGTATAGCTTTCTTTCCATTATTGGCGCAGGTACGCTATTACTGATGTTGCCCGGTGCCACCCAGGATGGTCAAGGGCTGGCTTTTATTGATGCCTTGTTTACCTCTACGAGTGCGGTTTGTGTAACGGGACTTATCGTTGTGGATACGGCCACGCACTTTACGCTATTTGGTGAAATCGTGATTATGACGCTTATCCAGCTTGGAGGTATCGGAATTATCACCTTTGCTACCTTTCTATTTTTGTTTATTAGCGGGGGACTTGGGGTCGGGCAGATGAATACCATCAAAGATATGGTAGCCGAAAAGAACACTAATCTTGTTACGGCTACCCTTAAAAAGGTAGTAGGATTCACCTTTCTGGTCGAAGGCATAGCTGTGATAGCATATTATGTCAGCTGGGATATGGAATTTTCATCTCAGGGACAGCGTGTGCTGTTTTCGGTATTTCATGCTATATCGGCTTTTTGTAATGCCGGTTTTTCGCTCTTTACCAATAGTCTGGCTGATGCGCACAATGCTACAAACTGGCCCATCAATATTACAACAATGATTTTAATTGTATTAGGCGGACTCGGATTTACGGTGATCTGGGAGATTATACAGCGGAAGTCCGAGCGTAAAATATGGCGTCGTCGTCTTTCTGTCCACACCCGCTTGGTGTTGGTAACTACCGCCATTTTAATTGTGGTTGGTACAGCAGTAGTGATGATATTAGAATGGGATAATACGCTGGCTGGCCATTCAACGGTTGACAAATTCCTGTTATCGCTTTTTCAAAGTATTACTACCCGAACGGCTGGATTTAATACGGTTGATACTGGTGCTATGGGTATTCCTGTAATTCTTGGCATGTTAATTCTTATGTTGATTGGTGGATCCCCGGCATCTACGGCGGGTGGAATAAAAACGACAACTTTTGCTGTGCTGGTCCGCTCTATGACGATGACCATCCGGGGAAATAATCGTATGGAAATGTTCAATCGGACGATCCCAAATACTATTATTTTTCGTTCAGTGACGGTCATTTTATTGGCCGTTTCTTGCATCAGCGTTAGTACCATATTGCTTGCCATTGTCGAAAACCATGCCTTTATGGATTTGTTATTTGAGGAAGTTTCGGCTTTTGCTACCGTTGGGTTATCTCGCGGTATTACCGGCGATCTAACCACATGGGGTAAATCGATTATTATTTTGTCTATGTTTCTTGGGCGGGTGGGTATACTTACGTTTATGGTGGCGTTTGCAAGTCGAGCTGACAACCGGAAATATCGTTATCCCAAAGAAAGTATTATGGTGTCGTAAGGTTAATTATTAATCAATTATTTTATGAAACGACGTACGGAATTACAGTTTGCTATTATTGGAATTGGTGCTTTTGGCAATGCTTTGGCAAAAAAGCTATCCGAGGAGGGAGCCTATGTAATTGCCATAGATAATAATATGGAGCACATCGAGCAGGTTAAGGATTATGTTTCTGATGCAATCTGTTTTGACGGGACTGATGCGGAACTGCTCGAAGAGCACGGTATAACAAATGTGGATGTGGCCGTTATTGCAATTGGTGAAACATTTGAGCCTGTTGTTCTAACAGCGATGCACCTGCTTAATGCCGGTGTTAAGGAAGTTTATGGTCGTGCGGGTTCATATACTCAGGAACAGATCTTAAAACAAATCGGTATTACGGATGTCATTCATCCCGAGCGACAAGTTGCCGAGCGCATGGGTGTTTCTTTAGTGCGACGCGGTATGTCGGATGTGTTTGATCTTGGGGAAGGGTTAGCCATGTTTGAAGTGGAAGCCCCGGATTCTATGGCGGGATATACACTTGAAGACCTTAAAATAAGAAAGAGATATCAGCTGAATTTAATTACTATAAAACGTTTGAGCGAATCAGGTAAAAAGATTGGTTTGCCCGAACAGTATGAGCCGCTTGGTATTCTTAAAGGAAGTACGGAGATTAAAAAAGGGGATCGGCTTTTGTTGGTTGGCAGCAAAGAAGATGTCGATAAAATGCTGGATACCAATTAGCGAGAAAGTCGTTCAATAATGCCCTCAGTCACCGTTCGCGGTTTATATTCGCGTCCACGGGTAATAATGACATTCGCATTGGATTTTTCGCCAATCGCTTCAGGGATAGATCCGAAGAGCGCCTGACGTACTGCTGTGCTCCGCGTAGCACCGATAATCACTGTGTCAAAGTTTTCAATGTTTTGCATGAGGGCTTCTCGTATATCATCGGCTATAACAACTTCTGGGGTGAACATTTCGGGATCAATGCCTACTTGATGCGCCACAGATGTAATCAGTCCTTTCCCTTCTTGTTCAGGATCAATGTTGGAGTCATTCTCTACTGGTTTCTGTACGGTAAGCAGTGTGAGTTGTGCATTCTCCGTATTTTTCTTGAGTTCTTGTCCCCGTTTAACAGCCAGGACTGTGTTAGGACCAGTCCCTACAAGCACGACAATATTTTTGATCGGTTTGTTACCCGCTTTAACCAGGGAAATTTCGCATTCTGCATTATTGACAATGTTATCAATATTAGAGCCCAGGATATGCTGGTAGGGTTTTCGTTTGCCGCTCCACCCCAATACAAGATGTTGGGCACGTTCTTCTTTAAGGATATTCAGGACCGAAGAGCTCACGCTATGCGAAACAAGGGCGCGGGTACGAAGTCCAAGTCCGGCATTTTGAGCCGTTTCGCGGGCATTGTCAAGAAGCTGCTGCTGTCGTTTTATTCGTTCATCTTCAAACTGGATGCCCTGTTCAAGGGATGTCTGCTGGGGTACTTCCAGAACACTGACGGCTACAATTTCAGCATCGCCAAAGTCGGCGCCGATCATTCCCCCCACTTTAATCAGGTATTGCTCGGTTTTCGGATTAGCAATGGGTATAACAATGCGATATCGTTCATTAGGAGTCGGGGCTTTATCGCGAGCCGCAATAGCATCACCCACCAGGCTGGATTTTTCGGCGTGTTTGATAGCATAGAACAGGTACCATCCAACACCTACTAAAATAATTCCTGTCCCTATAACCATCACCATGGGACGCATTTGAGTGACAATAACCAAGCATGAAACAGCACCAATGATGGGAATAATGGGATACGCCCAGTTGGGAATTCTGAAATCGGGATTATAATCGTCCGGATTGGCACGACGCATCACAATAACAGCAACGTGTACGAGCATATAGGTAATGAGGAAAGAGAAACTGGCTACATCAGCGAGCGTTTCTAATCCCACCCCAAAAGCGATGAGTCCCAAAATAACGGCGCCCGTGATTAAGATTGCTCGGAAGGGCGTACGGTAATCTGAGTGAATTTTGTTGAGCCAGCTGGATAAAATTTTATCACGTCCCATTGCAAAATTAACGCGGGCTGCCGATAAAATAGAAGCATTGGCACTGGAAACCGTTGCAAGTACGGCACCAATCACCATCATCAAAGCGCCAATACTGCCCAGGTATTCACTGGCCACATCGGCCACGGGAATGTAGGATTCAGCCAGTTCACTTACGGGAAGCACGCCCGTAGATACGAGCATAACCAGTACATAAAAGAGTGTGGGGGTTAGTACCGATGCAATCATCGAAAGTGGCAGGTTGCGACCTGGATTTTTGATCTCTTCAGCGCTGGTAGCGATGACCTCAAATCCCACAAAACTTACATATACCGTAGCAGCAGTAGCAGCTACGGCCCCCCATCCACCGGGATTAAACGGACGGAACACGTCCCAGTCGATATTAAAGACGCCAAATGAAAGGAAGACAAGAATGCATCCTATTAACAAAATGACAATAATATTTTGGAAAGCCCCGACTTCCTTAACTCCACGATAGTTTATTCCAATGAGGGCGGCGGCCATGACAAGAGCAGATCCCGCAACCGGAATATTGCCATAAAAGAAGGTCAGGTACTGGCCAAAGCCAAGCATGTAGAAAGCTGTAGCAAACATGAGCCCGCCCCACATGCTCCACCCTACGATGGAGCCGAAAAATCCCCCCATGGCTCGGTTCACGTAGTAATAACTTCCGCCTGCTTTAGGCATGCCCGTGGCTAACTCCGACAACGAAAGGGCCGTAAGGAGCGAGACAAATCCCCCAATAAGGAACGAGATCATTCCGGCAGGACCTGCATTTTCGGCCACAATTCCGGGCAATACAAAAATACCAGCGCCAATCATGGTGCCAACACCAATGGTGTACGCTTCTAAAAATCCAAGATCGCGCGCTAATTCTTGGTCTGCCGAAGAATCTGCCATAACCTAAAAGCACTTAATTTCTGTTTAAAAGACGGAGAAAGGTACAAATTTCTGGGTTCTTCACAATATAGGTTATTAGGGTTTATTTTCGGATTTAATGAAAAGCTTCAGTTTCCGTACCTTTCGTGATGGAATTAAAAAAAACATCGAGCATTAAAAATTAATTTCATTAACGATGGCACGAAAAACAGTAGAACAGATGGCAGTTAATAACATTGAGACGCCGGATGGCGATCCGGAGGTAGAACAATCAATGGAGTTCTTCTTGTATTTCCCAACAGAGTGGGACGCCTACGTAACTAAGTCATGCCTGATGAATTTACAGTTTGACGCCTCTGTACATTATTCCGAGTCATCTGATAATTGGTTGTGTTTAGCAAAAAAAGAGATCAAGCCTACCAAGGATAGGTTTTTGGAGCTTAAAAACTTTTTTGAACGGTTGGCACGGGCTAAAAATGGCAATTACGATGGTTGGGGTACGACGGTTGTAGAAGATGAAGCCGACGTTGCATAATAGAATCACATAAGAAGAGTTAGACCTTAAAAGTTTAGATCCGCAATAAATAGATGAATATTTTTGCCATCATTATTTTAGCCACGCTGGCTATCGATTTTATCCTGAATTTGGTTAGTGACTACCTGAACCTCAAATCACTTGATGAAGAGCTTCCCGAGGAGTTTCGGGATGTGTACGATGAAGAGACTTACGAGCAATCACAGCGTTACACCAAAGAACGCACCAAATTTGGAATCCTGACATCAGTATTTAATCTGGCATTACTACTTGTTTTTTGGTTTGCCGGCGGATTTCAATGGATGGATGAGATCGTCCGCAGCTGGGAGCTTGGTCTCATCTGGACCGGCCTTGTGTATATTGGGATTCTGATTGTTGCCAAACAACTACTGTCGCTACCCTTTAGCATCTATTCTACTTTTGTAATTGAAGAGAAGTACGGCTTTAATAAAACCACGCCCAAAATTTTTGTTTTGGATCTGTTGAAAGGCTTGGGATTGAGCATTGTGCTCGGCGGTCCGCTGCTGGCGGGTATCTTAGCGTTTTTTATATTCATTGATCAATACGCGTGGTTGTATGCCTGGGGAGCCGTTACCGTGTTTACGCTGTTTATTCAATTCATTGCTCCGAAGTGGATCATGCCCATCTTTAATGACTTTGAGCCGCTCGGGGAAAGCGATCTGCGGCAAAAAATCCGTGATTATGCTGACAAGGTAAACTTTGCGATGGAGGGCGTCTATGTGATGGATGGCTCCAAACGCAGCAGCAAGTCGAATGCTTTTTTTACCGGATTCGGAAAGAACAAACGAATTGCGCTCTACGATACGCTTATTGACAACCATGAAGAGGATGAACTCGTGGCAGTGTTAGCTCATGAGATTGGTCATTATAAAAAGAAGCATATCATCAAAAATATGGCCATCAGCATTGCACAGACGGGAATAATGTTTTTCCTGCTGTCCATTTTCTTATCCTCTGAAGGATTATTCGAGGCTTTTTATATGGAGCAGATGTCTGTTTATGCCGGACTCATTTTCTTTGGGATGCTCTATGCCCCCATTGATATGATTGTGTCGGTCTTTATGCAGATTTTGTCGCGTAAATATGAGTTTGAGGCCGACGAATTTGCATCTACTACCTACAAGAAAGAACCGATGATTGCAGCATTGAAAAAGCTCTCAAAAGATAATCTATCGAACCTTACGCCTCACCCGTTTTATGTATTCCTGAATTACTCTCATCCGCCGGTGCTGGAGCGAATAAAGGCGATTAGATCTTTGTAACCACTAAACCATTTTGTGCACTAAATCAAAAAAAAACGTAGTTATCTTGGTGTCTTAGTGGTAAGGAATAAAAGACAAAAAGTAATGATAGTTCTTTGTTTCTATGTCTGAAAATCAACTTAATACTGAAATGCTTTGGCGTAAGTTTAGCGACCAAGTTCGAGGATTTGTACGATCCAAAGTATCCAATGATGATGAAGCCGAAGATGTGCTCCAGGATATTTTTATTCGGATTCATAAAGGTATTGATAATCTCCGTCAGGAAGATCGTGTCCAATCTTGGGTATTCGGGATCGCTCGTCGTGCATTAGCAGACCACTATCGAAAGAAAGGGAGAGAAAAAGAAGAGCCAGCTGGTACAGAAATAACGATGGGCGGAGATGATGATCCTATGTTAGATTTAAATACATTTGAGGGGGATCACGATGTGCATGAAGAAGTGCTTTCTTGGCTCATTCCTATGATTGATGAACTGCCGGAGAAGTATGGCAAGCCGCTTAAGATGGCAGATATCGAAGGCAAAACGCAGCAAGAAGTGGCTGATTATCTGGGGCTGTCGCTATCAGGAGCCAAATCAAGAGTGCAGCGGGCGCGGCAAAAGTTGGGCGACGTGTTGGTGGCTTGTTGTGAGGTGCAATTTGGTGAAGAGGGACGTGCAGTTGCATATCACAAAATTAAAGATGAGAATGGAGAGGAGTCTTGTGAGGATTGTTGAGGTTTAATTTTCTTTTTGACTGATGAGATTTTAGATGATATGCCCGATTTTTGTAAAGAGTATTCATGAGCATAACCAGATCAATCAAAAAAATCTGTATTAATTTTGCGTCTTTTTGGGTTGGGCCACGACTACATAGGGTGAAGAGTTATAATTAATCATCCTAAAAACAAAAAGGTGACCATTATGAAACGTATGCACGTAATGTTAAAAGTGAATAATCTTGATGAATCAGTAGAATTCTATAGCACTTTCTTTGGCGTGGCTCCAACTAAGCAAAAAGAAGACTATGCCAAGTGGATGCTCGATGATCCTCGGGTAAACTTTTCGATTGCTGAACGCGATGGAGAAAAAGGAATCGAGCACCTCGGTATCGAGGCCGAAAGTGAAGAAGAGTTGCTGGAGTTACGATCCAATATCGATCGCACGCACGGGTTGGTTCGTAACGAGGGAGAAACAACTTGCTGCTATGCCAACTCCAACAAATCGTGGGTAGCCGACCCGCAAGGCGTAGAGTGGGAGGCGTTCCACACCTTTGGCGAAAGTGAAGAATATAGCGCCGAAGAGGAGGCGGCGTGCTGTTAACCTATGGTGTCCCCGGTACCTTAGAGTTGCCGGGGGCTTTCATCATTTAGGCTGGATTTTTCTTTCCTGATTGTTTGGATGAGGGGTTGGGGCGGTTAAACTTTCGTTTGTATTTACGTACCCAATAGGCAATAACCGGCGTACCGATTACAGTTGGTGCCAGCCATACGACCGCCATTGGCAGAAAGGTAACATTAACAACCAGGAATGCTGTAAAGGTGGCAATATATGCCGCAAGCATGCCTTGAATATGCTCGAACATCCATTGGAATTTAGTTTTGACTAACCATCCAATCCGCAATGCCAGATCCCGTCCTGTTAAGGCAGCAAATATTATCCCAAAAACCAGTATGATTATTTTGGTTTTTTGTAGGAGGGGATGGTGAAGGAGTTCAAATATTGCACCTAATGCTAAGCCGATCATGGCGATGCCCGCTGCAAAAAATAGTGGGACCAGCAAACGGTCAAAGATATGTGCTATGCCGGGCAAGGGATTGTTTTTCCACCGGATGGCACGATAGCCCGACCATGTGAGATAAAAGCTGAACAAACTGATAAACAACAGGAATAAATTGGGTCGCACCGCTGATAAGATTATGGCTGTAATAGCAACTATAATCATACTCCAGAAATAGAGGCGTCCCGAATAAATATGCCATCCTTTGCCTTTTTGGGTTGTGATGGCAATAAATCCTGTAACAAGAGCTGCGAATCCCGCGATTATATGAATGACTAAGAATATGTGAATCATGTTACGTTGAGAATGAAATTACTGTTGATAAAATAGATTAGCATTTGTGCTGTTCCATCGAAAAGCTATGAAAAGATGGACAGTTAATCGCGGCAAAGGGATGAATTGCACTGATGAGGGATGAAGTGCAATTCTTAATCAATCGATAGCTGCTGGTTAAAATGATCGACGTACGTTTTGGAAACGGGAATCGTCGTATCGGTACTCCGGAGGGATAGGGAGTATCCACGGGCATCGCCCGAAATATCGGTGATCTGCATTAGGTTGATAATATATGAGCGATGGCATCGAATGATTTTGGGGTGGTCAATGTGATTCTCAAAATACTTGAGGGTGCCTCGAAGCAGTTTTTGTTTAATTGTCGAATTTACCCTGTAAATTATTTTTACGTAGTTGTCGGCCGATGTTAAATAGAGTAGCTCATTGGGATTAAGTTGCAGCCGATCATCACTATTGGATGAACGTAAAATGATAAATTCAGAGGAATGGGAGGTTTCTTGTTTCAGTTTTTTACGGAGCTCTTTGGCTCGATGCATATTTTTCCGATAAAGATGGGTGTAGTCTAATAATATGATACCTCCAAT belongs to Fodinibius sp. Rm-B-1B1-1 and includes:
- a CDS encoding TrkH family potassium uptake protein, which produces MKLPYHWKQKWLKVLRRWRDFKKKANLFFHYVQDDIYEIDKVAHPYVRAFSALLVMLVVTSLLIPLGFELTPELKQLNQKVEGWLLFGFVLSFFVRLVLTSDRGAYLRKRWFEGVLTGFSTLILIDIVAGYSIVEGLFFTADNPEAFFLQFLKGYLLLIVIIKFVQYLPELLEDQKNTARFLVYSFLSIIGAGTLLLMLPGATQDGQGLAFIDALFTSTSAVCVTGLIVVDTATHFTLFGEIVIMTLIQLGGIGIITFATFLFLFISGGLGVGQMNTIKDMVAEKNTNLVTATLKKVVGFTFLVEGIAVIAYYVSWDMEFSSQGQRVLFSVFHAISAFCNAGFSLFTNSLADAHNATNWPINITTMILIVLGGLGFTVIWEIIQRKSERKIWRRRLSVHTRLVLVTTAILIVVGTAVVMILEWDNTLAGHSTVDKFLLSLFQSITTRTAGFNTVDTGAMGIPVILGMLILMLIGGSPASTAGGIKTTTFAVLVRSMTMTIRGNNRMEMFNRTIPNTIIFRSVTVILLAVSCISVSTILLAIVENHAFMDLLFEEVSAFATVGLSRGITGDLTTWGKSIIILSMFLGRVGILTFMVAFASRADNRKYRYPKESIMVS
- a CDS encoding TrkA family potassium uptake protein; amino-acid sequence: MKRRTELQFAIIGIGAFGNALAKKLSEEGAYVIAIDNNMEHIEQVKDYVSDAICFDGTDAELLEEHGITNVDVAVIAIGETFEPVVLTAMHLLNAGVKEVYGRAGSYTQEQILKQIGITDVIHPERQVAERMGVSLVRRGMSDVFDLGEGLAMFEVEAPDSMAGYTLEDLKIRKRYQLNLITIKRLSESGKKIGLPEQYEPLGILKGSTEIKKGDRLLLVGSKEDVDKMLDTN
- a CDS encoding amino acid permease, producing the protein MADSSADQELARDLGFLEAYTIGVGTMIGAGIFVLPGIVAENAGPAGMISFLIGGFVSLLTALSLSELATGMPKAGGSYYYVNRAMGGFFGSIVGWSMWGGLMFATAFYMLGFGQYLTFFYGNIPVAGSALVMAAALIGINYRGVKEVGAFQNIIVILLIGCILVFLSFGVFNIDWDVFRPFNPGGWGAVAATAATVYVSFVGFEVIATSAEEIKNPGRNLPLSMIASVLTPTLFYVLVMLVSTGVLPVSELAESYIPVADVASEYLGSIGALMMVIGAVLATVSSANASILSAARVNFAMGRDKILSSWLNKIHSDYRTPFRAILITGAVILGLIAFGVGLETLADVASFSFLITYMLVHVAVIVMRRANPDDYNPDFRIPNWAYPIIPIIGAVSCLVIVTQMRPMVMVIGTGIILVGVGWYLFYAIKHAEKSSLVGDAIAARDKAPTPNERYRIVIPIANPKTEQYLIKVGGMIGADFGDAEIVAVSVLEVPQQTSLEQGIQFEDERIKRQQQLLDNARETAQNAGLGLRTRALVSHSVSSSVLNILKEERAQHLVLGWSGKRKPYQHILGSNIDNIVNNAECEISLVKAGNKPIKNIVVLVGTGPNTVLAVKRGQELKKNTENAQLTLLTVQKPVENDSNIDPEQEGKGLITSVAHQVGIDPEMFTPEVVIADDIREALMQNIENFDTVIIGATRSTAVRQALFGSIPEAIGEKSNANVIITRGREYKPRTVTEGIIERLSR
- a CDS encoding ribonuclease E inhibitor RraB, which gives rise to MARKTVEQMAVNNIETPDGDPEVEQSMEFFLYFPTEWDAYVTKSCLMNLQFDASVHYSESSDNWLCLAKKEIKPTKDRFLELKNFFERLARAKNGNYDGWGTTVVEDEADVA
- a CDS encoding M48 family metallopeptidase: MNIFAIIILATLAIDFILNLVSDYLNLKSLDEELPEEFRDVYDEETYEQSQRYTKERTKFGILTSVFNLALLLVFWFAGGFQWMDEIVRSWELGLIWTGLVYIGILIVAKQLLSLPFSIYSTFVIEEKYGFNKTTPKIFVLDLLKGLGLSIVLGGPLLAGILAFFIFIDQYAWLYAWGAVTVFTLFIQFIAPKWIMPIFNDFEPLGESDLRQKIRDYADKVNFAMEGVYVMDGSKRSSKSNAFFTGFGKNKRIALYDTLIDNHEEDELVAVLAHEIGHYKKKHIIKNMAISIAQTGIMFFLLSIFLSSEGLFEAFYMEQMSVYAGLIFFGMLYAPIDMIVSVFMQILSRKYEFEADEFASTTYKKEPMIAALKKLSKDNLSNLTPHPFYVFLNYSHPPVLERIKAIRSL
- the sigZ gene encoding RNA polymerase sigma factor SigZ, yielding MSENQLNTEMLWRKFSDQVRGFVRSKVSNDDEAEDVLQDIFIRIHKGIDNLRQEDRVQSWVFGIARRALADHYRKKGREKEEPAGTEITMGGDDDPMLDLNTFEGDHDVHEEVLSWLIPMIDELPEKYGKPLKMADIEGKTQQEVADYLGLSLSGAKSRVQRARQKLGDVLVACCEVQFGEEGRAVAYHKIKDENGEESCEDC
- a CDS encoding ArsI/CadI family heavy metal resistance metalloenzyme, with amino-acid sequence MKRMHVMLKVNNLDESVEFYSTFFGVAPTKQKEDYAKWMLDDPRVNFSIAERDGEKGIEHLGIEAESEEELLELRSNIDRTHGLVRNEGETTCCYANSNKSWVADPQGVEWEAFHTFGESEEYSAEEEAACC
- a CDS encoding LytTR family DNA-binding domain-containing protein, whose product is MGILRLLGVFNKAYPTDTNESRQKWSVILVSLFVFLFLFIFEPFGLHTFTTSNRLIICLGYGSCTAMAMSLNFLAFNWITNRYPLEETWTVGTHILWNCWILLTIAFINLLYSNLTDISNFTAQNLFISLGQVFLIGLFPIGGIILLDYTHLYRKNMHRAKELRKKLKQETSHSSEFIILRSSNSDDRLQLNPNELLYLTSADNYVKIIYRVNSTIKQKLLRGTLKYFENHIDHPKIIRCHRSYIINLMQITDISGDARGYSLSLRSTDTTIPVSKTYVDHFNQQLSID